One Candidatus Poribacteria bacterium genomic window carries:
- a CDS encoding sugar phosphate isomerase/epimerase: MKISCCAYSFRQYLTGGEMSLEDFLDKAVEMGLDGVELTAYYFPTTETDYLNKLKREVFLRGLDISGTAVGNNFCKADPEERRGQIEMVKEWVDISYHLGAPCIRVFAGGVPKGHTEDEAFRWVVDALKECVEYAAPKGVILALEDHGGITSTAEQVLKIYNAVGSEWLGINLDTGNFRTDPYKEIAEVAPYTVTTHAKVTILNPQTGKREKADFARISEILREAGYKGYISIEYEESEDPMTGVPKFVEYLKSVIR; this comes from the coding sequence ATGAAGATAAGCTGTTGTGCATATTCTTTCCGCCAGTATCTGACGGGCGGAGAGATGTCGCTTGAGGATTTCTTGGACAAAGCCGTCGAGATGGGCCTTGACGGAGTGGAGCTAACTGCCTACTACTTCCCGACAACTGAAACCGATTACCTCAATAAGCTCAAAAGAGAGGTGTTCCTGAGAGGATTGGATATCTCAGGAACGGCCGTCGGGAATAACTTCTGCAAGGCCGATCCGGAGGAACGGCGTGGACAGATAGAGATGGTTAAGGAATGGGTGGATATCTCCTACCACCTGGGTGCGCCCTGCATAAGGGTCTTTGCTGGCGGAGTCCCGAAGGGCCATACCGAGGATGAAGCCTTCAGATGGGTGGTGGACGCTCTCAAGGAGTGTGTGGAATACGCCGCCCCTAAGGGGGTTATCTTGGCGCTTGAGGATCACGGCGGTATAACCTCAACGGCCGAGCAGGTGCTTAAGATCTACAACGCCGTCGGTTCAGAATGGCTCGGGATAAATCTGGATACAGGGAACTTCCGGACGGACCCCTACAAAGAAATAGCTGAGGTGGCTCCCTATACCGTCACGACTCACGCGAAGGTGACCATTCTTAACCCACAGACCGGAAAGCGGGAGAAAGCCGATTTCGCCAGGATATCGGAGATCCTCAGGGAGGCAGGTTATAAGGGCTATATCTCGATAGAATATGAGGAGTCCGAAGACCCCATGACCGGCGTGCCGAAGTTCGTCGAGTATCTCAAAAGCGTGATCCGCTAG
- the purL gene encoding phosphoribosylformylglycinamidine synthase subunit PurL, whose protein sequence is MEKVNVIPILDADDEELMRISREGLLSLNLAEMRTIQNYFLRLGRNPTDVELETIAQTWSEHCVHKTFRGLIEYMDENGTKLIDNLLKSTIMRATFEINKPWCVSVFSDNAGIIEFDENYNLAFKVETHNHPSAIEPYGGAGTGIGGVIRDPLGTGLGAKPILNTDVFCFGMPDYPYDRLPRGVLHPKRILKGVVAGVRDYGNRMGIPTANGAILFDNRYVSNPLVYCGNVGLIPKDRSSKEVSPGDLIVVIGGRTGRDGIHGATFASLELDESSEGLGSVVQIGNPIVEKKMVDTLLQARDRGLYSAITDCGAGGLSSAVGEMGAETGAIVHLERVPLKYEGLAPWEIWLSEAQERMVLAVPPEKVEELIHVFAAEDVEATVIGRFTDTKRLVVMYGDEVVADIDMDFLHHGRPNVKKRAVWVKPRYPEPDFAEPEDLTPCLLKILSSPNVASKEWVIRQYDHEVQGGSILKPLQGRENDGPGDACVHTPVLGSRKGIAVANGINPKYGDIDPYWMAASAIDEALRNITAVGGNIGRTALLDNFSWGNPDKPDRLGGLVRAAKACYDIAVAYGTPFISGKDSLYNEYRDTRTGEEIAIPGTLLISAICVIEDVTKIVSMDFKMEGDLIYVVGLTYNEMGGSHYLDLFGYTGNSVPKVRPDIGKNVMLKLHDAIKGGLVMACHDCSEGGIGVAVAEMAFAGGLGAEIELHSVPLGEEIDRDDFILFSESNSRFIVEVKPEKREELERVMNGVPLGLIGRVRGDERFIVKGRTGRIVISSDIWEMKRVWKSTLSFP, encoded by the coding sequence ATGGAAAAAGTCAATGTGATCCCGATCCTAGATGCAGATGATGAGGAACTGATGAGGATAAGCAGGGAAGGGCTGCTCTCGTTGAACCTCGCCGAGATGAGGACGATCCAGAATTACTTCCTGAGGTTGGGCAGGAATCCGACCGACGTCGAGCTGGAGACGATCGCTCAAACTTGGTCGGAGCATTGTGTTCACAAGACCTTTCGCGGACTTATCGAATATATGGATGAAAACGGAACGAAATTGATAGATAACCTGTTAAAATCGACCATCATGCGCGCCACATTTGAGATAAACAAACCATGGTGTGTTTCAGTCTTCTCGGACAACGCGGGGATAATCGAGTTCGATGAGAATTACAACCTCGCCTTCAAGGTCGAAACTCACAATCACCCTTCGGCGATAGAGCCCTATGGAGGAGCGGGCACGGGGATCGGCGGCGTGATCAGAGACCCATTGGGAACCGGATTGGGGGCGAAGCCCATCCTGAACACCGACGTCTTCTGTTTCGGAATGCCCGATTATCCATACGATCGGCTTCCCAGAGGTGTGCTACATCCCAAACGGATCCTCAAGGGTGTGGTGGCAGGCGTACGGGATTACGGCAACCGGATGGGAATTCCCACCGCTAACGGAGCGATACTGTTTGACAACCGATACGTCAGCAATCCGCTCGTCTATTGTGGCAACGTCGGGCTGATACCGAAAGACCGAAGCTCCAAGGAGGTCTCCCCCGGAGACCTGATAGTGGTGATAGGCGGCAGAACCGGAAGGGACGGAATACATGGGGCGACTTTCGCATCTTTGGAGTTGGATGAAAGCTCCGAGGGACTCGGAAGCGTCGTGCAGATAGGCAATCCGATCGTCGAGAAGAAGATGGTGGATACACTGCTCCAGGCGCGGGACAGGGGGCTTTATTCGGCCATAACGGACTGTGGCGCCGGGGGGCTTTCGTCGGCTGTGGGAGAGATGGGGGCCGAAACAGGGGCGATCGTGCATCTTGAAAGGGTCCCGCTTAAATACGAAGGGCTTGCACCATGGGAGATCTGGCTCTCAGAGGCGCAGGAGAGGATGGTGTTGGCCGTGCCGCCCGAAAAGGTCGAGGAGCTGATCCATGTCTTCGCCGCCGAGGACGTCGAAGCCACCGTCATCGGCCGGTTCACCGACACCAAGAGGTTGGTCGTGATGTATGGGGATGAGGTGGTGGCCGACATCGATATGGACTTCCTACACCATGGCAGGCCGAACGTCAAAAAAAGGGCCGTTTGGGTTAAACCTCGATATCCCGAGCCGGATTTCGCCGAGCCCGAGGATCTGACGCCATGTCTTCTGAAGATCCTCTCCTCACCCAACGTCGCCAGCAAGGAGTGGGTGATAAGACAGTATGATCACGAGGTTCAGGGTGGGAGTATACTCAAACCGCTTCAGGGCAGGGAGAACGACGGGCCCGGAGATGCCTGCGTCCATACGCCCGTTCTGGGATCTAGGAAGGGAATAGCGGTTGCAAACGGGATCAATCCGAAATACGGGGATATAGATCCATATTGGATGGCCGCCTCGGCCATAGATGAGGCGCTTCGTAACATCACGGCCGTCGGCGGAAACATAGGGAGAACCGCTCTCCTAGATAACTTCAGCTGGGGGAATCCCGATAAACCAGATCGATTGGGAGGGTTGGTCAGAGCCGCAAAAGCTTGTTACGACATCGCTGTCGCATACGGGACGCCCTTTATCTCAGGCAAAGATAGCCTCTATAACGAATACCGGGATACGAGGACGGGCGAGGAGATAGCCATACCCGGAACCCTTCTCATCTCCGCTATCTGTGTTATCGAGGATGTGACGAAGATCGTCAGCATGGATTTCAAAATGGAGGGCGATCTGATATATGTCGTCGGGTTGACCTATAATGAGATGGGTGGCTCTCATTATCTTGATCTCTTCGGATATACCGGTAATTCTGTTCCCAAGGTCAGACCTGATATCGGGAAAAACGTGATGTTGAAACTACATGACGCTATCAAGGGCGGGCTCGTGATGGCGTGTCATGATTGCTCTGAGGGCGGGATCGGGGTTGCTGTAGCCGAGATGGCTTTCGCCGGCGGATTGGGAGCGGAGATCGAACTTCACTCGGTCCCTCTAGGGGAGGAGATCGACAGGGACGATTTCATCCTCTTCTCCGAATCCAACAGCCGCTTCATCGTCGAGGTGAAACCGGAAAAGCGTGAGGAGCTCGAGAGAGTTATGAACGGCGTGCCGCTTGGGTTAATCGGCCGTGTGAGGGGTGATGAGAGGTTCATCGTTAAGGGGAGAACGGGACGGATCGTTATCAGTTCCGACATATGGGAGATGAAGCGGGTCTGGAAATCGACGCTCAGCTTCCCCTAA
- a CDS encoding cation:proton antiporter: MNDLLELAILLLLGLYVAKGAKALRTPQVVGYVIAGVILGPSVIGLLSLEGSLRYDIVTSVTLGIIGFVIGGELALRNLRGLGKAIAWIVPLEASFALFLVGLGTYALTRNAPLSILLGALASATAPAGTVDVLQEYKAKGPVTTTLYAVVGLDDAFSLISYGFCLPLAKFFISGEPMSLQGVVLTPLREITLAIALGAAAGAIAVLPAKWLKHRNELLAFTLGIILLISGTAVKFHLSLILATMSMGVTMVNLRYAVCRRMIEVLNDFAPPIYVLFFVLVGGRLDISLLPKMGLVGLAYIALRESGKYLGTYLGATFGKADPKVRKYAGLGLFSQAGVAIGLALSIYHELIQAGSQNAELGKYIITVITATTFVVQIIGAPFVKLAIVKAGEVGKTK; encoded by the coding sequence ATGAATGACCTTCTGGAACTGGCGATCTTATTGCTTTTGGGGCTCTACGTGGCTAAGGGTGCGAAAGCCCTTCGCACTCCCCAGGTGGTAGGATATGTTATAGCAGGCGTCATCCTGGGCCCCTCCGTCATAGGTCTTTTAAGCCTGGAAGGGTCATTACGATACGATATCGTGACCTCAGTTACGCTTGGGATCATAGGATTCGTGATAGGAGGCGAGCTGGCGCTCAGAAACCTCAGAGGGCTGGGGAAGGCGATCGCGTGGATAGTTCCGCTTGAGGCCAGTTTCGCCCTTTTCCTGGTCGGCCTCGGAACCTACGCTCTCACACGTAACGCCCCCCTTTCAATTCTCCTGGGAGCCCTGGCTTCGGCGACCGCTCCGGCGGGGACGGTGGACGTGCTTCAGGAGTATAAGGCCAAAGGCCCTGTAACAACTACCCTCTACGCCGTTGTCGGCCTCGATGATGCCTTTTCGCTGATATCCTACGGGTTCTGTCTTCCCTTAGCTAAGTTTTTCATCTCAGGCGAGCCGATGAGCCTGCAGGGCGTTGTGTTGACTCCACTTCGGGAGATAACCTTGGCCATAGCTCTGGGAGCGGCGGCGGGCGCGATAGCGGTCCTCCCCGCAAAATGGCTCAAACACAGAAATGAACTGCTGGCCTTCACGCTCGGAATTATCCTGCTGATAAGCGGCACAGCCGTCAAATTTCATCTCTCCCTGATACTCGCCACGATGTCCATGGGTGTGACCATGGTGAACCTGAGATACGCCGTATGTCGCAGGATGATCGAAGTTCTAAACGATTTCGCACCGCCGATCTACGTGCTCTTCTTCGTCTTAGTCGGAGGTAGACTCGATATATCCCTCCTGCCGAAGATGGGTTTGGTCGGGCTTGCCTACATCGCGTTGCGCGAGTCGGGAAAATATCTGGGGACATATCTGGGGGCGACGTTCGGTAAAGCTGATCCGAAAGTGAGGAAATACGCCGGGCTAGGTCTCTTTTCCCAGGCAGGTGTGGCTATCGGACTGGCCCTTTCAATATATCACGAGCTGATTCAGGCGGGTAGTCAGAACGCTGAGCTCGGAAAATACATAATAACGGTGATAACGGCGACCACATTTGTCGTTCAGATTATCGGTGCCCCTTTCGTCAAGCTGGCCATAGTCAAGGCAGGGGAGGTCGGCAAAACGAAATGA
- a CDS encoding PTS sugar transporter subunit IIA — translation MKSLVELISPDRIVALKSKTKEEALLELVDVISKSHHIKDKEELLKAILERERIMSTGIGLGIAVPHAKLDSVSDFVIAMGISKEGIEFNALDDKPVHIIVMIAGPNQQAMYLRTLAKVTLLLKNERIRRKIINSKSPEEVMEIIRSFGDE, via the coding sequence ATGAAAAGCCTTGTCGAGCTTATATCGCCTGATAGAATCGTCGCCCTTAAATCCAAAACCAAGGAGGAAGCCCTGCTGGAGCTTGTCGATGTGATATCGAAATCGCATCACATAAAGGATAAGGAGGAACTGCTGAAGGCTATCCTGGAGAGGGAGAGGATAATGAGCACGGGGATAGGATTGGGCATCGCCGTGCCTCATGCCAAGTTGGACTCCGTCTCCGACTTCGTCATAGCCATGGGCATCTCAAAGGAGGGAATAGAGTTCAACGCCCTGGACGATAAGCCGGTGCACATCATCGTCATGATAGCGGGGCCGAATCAACAGGCGATGTATCTGAGAACATTGGCGAAGGTGACGCTGCTCTTGAAAAACGAGAGGATCAGAAGGAAGATCATCAACTCCAAGTCGCCTGAAGAAGTGATGGAGATAATTCGGAGTTTCGGAGATGAATGA
- a CDS encoding DUF3108 domain-containing protein yields the protein MLALKPGFIRIALLSLSIIASIPMHAEEVLPLSEQPTLDSSPFRLGERLIFKAKVLGIPAGWQILQTLSVERIDGRDVIHVKSTSQTNDFFSKIYYFRDSRESYIDPETFRPILYKKEIVDRKFRAHVEIDFDPDDGIAVMKEKGKAMRIEVPPDVQDELSMLFLVRAKAIELGKPYTFPLLLRKKVQIITVRMTGVETVKTVLGKVRTIVLCSSSGHKLWLTDDDRRIPVKIEARTKLGKIVGILEKVN from the coding sequence ATGCTTGCCTTAAAACCGGGGTTTATTAGGATCGCCCTTCTTTCCCTTTCAATAATCGCATCGATCCCAATGCACGCCGAGGAGGTTCTCCCCCTTTCAGAACAGCCCACCCTCGATTCCTCACCCTTCAGACTCGGAGAGCGGTTGATCTTCAAGGCGAAGGTCTTGGGCATACCGGCCGGATGGCAGATATTACAGACGCTCAGCGTGGAGAGGATCGATGGTCGGGATGTGATCCATGTTAAATCGACATCTCAGACGAACGATTTCTTCTCTAAGATCTACTATTTCAGGGATTCGAGGGAGAGCTACATCGATCCCGAGACATTCAGGCCGATCCTTTACAAGAAGGAGATCGTGGATAGGAAGTTCAGGGCACATGTGGAGATCGATTTCGATCCCGATGATGGAATAGCGGTTATGAAGGAGAAAGGGAAAGCCATGCGGATCGAGGTTCCACCTGACGTTCAGGACGAGCTCTCCATGTTGTTTCTGGTTAGGGCCAAAGCGATCGAGCTGGGCAAACCCTATACCTTTCCCCTCCTCCTGAGAAAAAAGGTTCAGATAATCACTGTGAGAATGACCGGCGTTGAAACCGTCAAGACCGTTCTGGGTAAGGTGCGCACCATCGTCCTGTGTTCTTCAAGCGGACATAAACTTTGGCTCACGGACGATGATCGTAGGATTCCCGTCAAGATAGAGGCTCGCACCAAGTTGGGGAAAATCGTGGGGATCTTAGAAAAGGTGAACTGA
- a CDS encoding DUF86 domain-containing protein, whose translation MREELKERLIRHLRFLEEELSDYPLFESLSWEEYSTNRSKRREVERWVENLVNSSIDIAKLILSLEGIEVPQTYRAIVFLLGSVEGFDKRNTEELARYVRLRNVIAHEYLDVKWNSIRRFILQSEALYGRLVDEVRKYLGELLDEETS comes from the coding sequence ATGAGAGAAGAGCTGAAAGAGAGATTAATAAGACACCTTAGATTCCTGGAGGAGGAACTCAGCGATTATCCTCTGTTCGAGTCACTATCATGGGAAGAGTATAGCACTAACCGTAGCAAACGAAGGGAAGTAGAGAGATGGGTGGAAAACCTGGTGAATTCCTCGATCGACATCGCCAAGCTTATCCTATCCCTGGAAGGGATTGAAGTGCCTCAAACTTATAGGGCAATCGTCTTCCTTCTCGGTTCAGTGGAGGGATTCGACAAGCGAAATACTGAGGAACTCGCTAGATATGTAAGGTTGAGAAACGTGATAGCACATGAATACCTTGATGTCAAATGGAACTCGATCAGAAGATTCATCCTCCAATCTGAAGCTTTATACGGAAGGCTAGTCGACGAAGTGAGAAAATACCTGGGAGAACTATTGGATGAAGAGACCTCTTAA
- a CDS encoding nucleotidyltransferase domain-containing protein, with amino-acid sequence MAFAFLFGSQAKGTATPRSDVDVAVYFYPKRRRPIEFEEEIYYEGEEEIWSDLEELLNREVELLVLNRAPATVADSAIRGIPILINDPGLYVDFMLVVTSEAIDFREMMKRDFLERLRYERRAEREINKTP; translated from the coding sequence GTGGCTTTCGCCTTTCTGTTCGGCTCCCAGGCTAAAGGAACTGCTACACCGAGATCAGATGTGGATGTGGCGGTGTATTTCTATCCGAAGAGGCGCAGGCCGATAGAGTTCGAGGAGGAGATCTACTACGAGGGTGAAGAGGAGATCTGGTCGGATCTGGAGGAACTGCTGAATAGAGAGGTGGAACTGCTGGTTCTGAACAGAGCCCCCGCTACGGTAGCGGATAGCGCTATAAGGGGGATACCCATACTCATCAATGATCCGGGGTTATATGTCGATTTCATGCTGGTGGTAACCTCCGAAGCCATCGATTTCAGGGAGATGATGAAGAGGGATTTCTTGGAGAGATTAAGGTATGAGAGAAGAGCTGAAAGAGAGATTAATAAGACACCTTAG
- a CDS encoding pyruvate, phosphate dikinase, whose translation MAAKYVYFFGRGKAEGNAKMRDLLGGKGAGLAEMTNIGIPVPPGFTITTEVCKLYYENNKRYPEGLKEQVEENLRKVEQIMGAKFGDPENPLLVSVRSGAPISMPGMMDTILNLGLNDDTVQGLIKKSNNPRFAYDAYRRFVQMFGNVVLGIPHSKFEELIDQKKEEKGVRFDTDLDAEDWKDLVGKFKKLIKDETGRDFPEDPQEQLWMAINAVFESWNNERAIIYRKIHNIPDDLGTAVNVQTMVFGNMGDDSGTGVAFTRDPATGEKKVMGEFLINAQGEDVVAGIRTPRPVEELKEVMPEVHEQLMRVCETLERHYKDMQDIEFTIQNGKLFLLQTRTGKRTGAAAIKIAVDMVREGLIDRETALLRVDPMALDQVLHPMIDPNAEVEVIAKGLPASPGAAVGKVVFDAKTAEEWASNGEEVLLVRPETSPEDIGGMHAAQGILTSRGGMTSHAAVVARGMGKPCVAGAGEVLVDEGARTFRVGDIVVKEGDYITINGTTGEVILGKAPLVEPRISGDFETLMKWADEFRRLGVRTNADTPKDAKVAREFGAEGIGLCRTEHMFFEGDRIIAMREMIMAKDAEGRREALAKLLPYQREDFIGIFEVMDGLPVIIRTLDPPLHEFLPRREELLQQIAELKFELANSSTLSDMDEKLAKLRELEEVLETVERLHEFNPMLGFRGCRLGVSYPEVTEMQARAIFEAAAEVAKRGIKVIPEVMIPLVGNVKELQMQKEIVDRVAEEVMRESGVKFDYMVGTMIEVPRAALTADEIAEVADFFSFGTNDLTQMGLGMSRDDAGKFLGFYVESGIYEKDPFQSLDQVGVGQLVEIGVKKGRSTKPDLEIGICGEHGGDPDSIEFCHKVGMDYVSCSPYRVPIARLAAAQAAIREKQAKE comes from the coding sequence ATGGCAGCGAAGTACGTATACTTCTTCGGCCGTGGGAAGGCTGAAGGCAACGCTAAGATGAGGGATCTTCTTGGAGGAAAGGGCGCCGGACTCGCTGAGATGACCAACATCGGAATCCCCGTCCCGCCCGGCTTCACCATCACCACCGAGGTTTGTAAGCTTTATTACGAAAATAACAAGCGATATCCGGAAGGTCTTAAGGAACAGGTTGAGGAAAACCTTCGTAAGGTTGAACAGATCATGGGGGCCAAGTTCGGAGACCCCGAAAATCCGCTCCTTGTCTCCGTTCGCTCAGGAGCCCCGATCTCGATGCCCGGCATGATGGATACGATCCTGAACCTGGGCCTCAACGATGATACCGTCCAGGGATTGATTAAAAAGTCCAACAACCCCAGGTTCGCCTATGACGCCTATCGAAGGTTCGTCCAGATGTTCGGAAACGTCGTGTTGGGCATACCACACTCCAAATTCGAGGAGCTTATAGATCAGAAGAAAGAAGAGAAGGGCGTCAGATTCGATACCGATCTGGACGCCGAGGACTGGAAGGATCTGGTCGGCAAGTTCAAAAAGCTGATCAAGGATGAAACCGGCAGGGATTTCCCCGAAGATCCTCAGGAACAGCTTTGGATGGCCATCAACGCCGTCTTTGAATCGTGGAACAACGAGAGGGCGATCATCTACAGGAAGATCCACAACATACCCGACGATTTGGGCACGGCTGTCAACGTCCAGACGATGGTCTTCGGCAACATGGGCGACGATTCCGGCACAGGCGTCGCCTTCACGCGTGATCCGGCTACCGGCGAGAAGAAGGTCATGGGCGAGTTCCTCATCAACGCCCAGGGCGAGGATGTGGTCGCCGGAATCCGAACCCCTCGACCGGTGGAGGAGCTTAAGGAGGTCATGCCGGAGGTCCACGAGCAGTTGATGCGGGTGTGCGAGACGCTGGAGAGGCATTACAAGGACATGCAGGATATCGAGTTCACGATTCAAAACGGCAAGCTCTTCCTCCTTCAGACCAGAACCGGCAAGCGCACGGGGGCGGCTGCCATCAAGATCGCCGTCGATATGGTGAGAGAGGGCCTGATAGATAGGGAGACGGCCCTTCTCAGGGTTGATCCGATGGCCCTGGATCAGGTGCTACATCCGATGATAGATCCCAACGCTGAGGTCGAGGTGATAGCCAAAGGCCTTCCGGCTTCTCCAGGGGCGGCCGTCGGAAAAGTGGTCTTCGACGCCAAAACGGCCGAGGAATGGGCCTCAAACGGCGAGGAGGTGCTTTTGGTCAGGCCTGAGACCTCGCCGGAGGATATAGGCGGGATGCACGCGGCTCAGGGGATTTTGACCTCGCGCGGCGGGATGACCAGCCACGCTGCCGTGGTGGCCAGAGGTATGGGAAAACCCTGTGTCGCCGGGGCCGGTGAGGTTCTGGTCGATGAAGGCGCCCGCACCTTCAGAGTAGGCGATATCGTCGTCAAAGAGGGCGATTACATCACCATAAACGGCACAACCGGCGAGGTTATCCTCGGAAAGGCTCCCCTGGTTGAGCCCCGGATAAGCGGCGATTTCGAGACGCTGATGAAGTGGGCCGATGAGTTCCGCCGTCTCGGCGTCCGGACGAACGCCGATACCCCTAAGGACGCCAAGGTCGCCAGGGAATTCGGCGCCGAAGGGATAGGGCTATGTCGTACCGAGCACATGTTCTTCGAGGGCGATAGGATCATCGCCATGCGCGAGATGATCATGGCCAAGGATGCGGAGGGTAGAAGGGAGGCGCTTGCCAAACTCCTGCCCTATCAGAGGGAGGATTTCATCGGCATATTTGAGGTCATGGACGGTCTGCCGGTCATCATCCGTACCCTCGATCCGCCGCTTCACGAGTTCCTGCCCAGACGAGAGGAGCTCCTCCAGCAGATAGCCGAGTTGAAGTTCGAGCTTGCAAACTCCAGCACGCTCTCCGATATGGACGAGAAACTCGCTAAGCTCAGAGAACTAGAGGAGGTGCTCGAAACGGTCGAGAGACTCCATGAGTTCAATCCGATGCTCGGCTTCAGAGGATGTCGTCTCGGCGTCTCCTATCCGGAGGTGACCGAGATGCAGGCTAGAGCCATATTTGAGGCCGCCGCCGAGGTGGCAAAGCGCGGGATCAAGGTCATACCCGAGGTGATGATACCGCTCGTGGGTAACGTCAAGGAGCTCCAGATGCAAAAAGAAATAGTCGACAGGGTCGCCGAGGAGGTCATGCGTGAGAGCGGCGTGAAGTTCGACTACATGGTCGGAACCATGATCGAGGTGCCCAGAGCCGCCTTGACGGCCGATGAGATCGCCGAGGTGGCGGACTTCTTCTCATTCGGAACCAACGACCTCACCCAGATGGGGCTCGGAATGAGCAGGGACGACGCCGGCAAATTTCTCGGCTTCTACGTCGAAAGCGGCATCTATGAGAAAGACCCGTTCCAGTCGCTGGATCAGGTCGGTGTGGGACAACTCGTGGAGATCGGAGTTAAGAAGGGGCGTTCAACCAAGCCGGATCTCGAGATCGGTATCTGCGGCGAGCACGGCGGCGATCCCGACTCGATCGAGTTCTGCCATAAGGTGGGGATGGATTACGTGAGCTGCTCGCCGTATCGCGTGCCCATAGCAAGGCTGGCTGCCGCACAGGCGGCCATCAGGGAGAAGCAGGCGAAAGAATAG
- a CDS encoding proteasome accessory factor PafA2 family protein: MKRRIFGLESEYGIVCMPLNKGGRPLPVQNAVTYLFKGITSGRMYPDVFLENGARFYQDIGCHPEYATPECDNVYDLVVHDKAGERIVEELMIRAERALQRDGFNHKISIFKNNTDSRGNTYGCHENYLMDRHVSLRQLATQLIPFFVTRQIYTGAGKVKSSIRGGYAISQRAQYIREDISIATTTARGIINTRDEPHADREKYRRLHVIVGDSNMSEFTNYLKVGTTHIVLMMIEDGFLDKRMALYDSVKAIQQISEDLSCKKTIELESGKRLTPVEIQRYYLEAAHRYFETEEIDPVSKDVLKKWTYVLDKIAEDPMQLDREIDWVIKKRMIETYVNRRRIRWDDARVHMLDLQYHNIRRKVGLYYILEREGRVERIATDEAIEHAMRNPPETTRAKFRGQFVKLANEQKILCGVNWSYIQLYEPCQQLYLSTDPLDPVYEEASKGMYSF; this comes from the coding sequence ATGAAACGGCGGATATTCGGTCTCGAAAGCGAATACGGCATCGTCTGCATGCCGCTCAACAAGGGCGGCAGGCCTCTTCCGGTGCAGAATGCCGTGACCTATCTCTTTAAGGGGATAACTTCCGGCAGGATGTATCCGGACGTCTTCCTGGAGAACGGAGCTCGGTTCTATCAGGATATTGGATGTCATCCGGAATATGCTACGCCGGAGTGTGATAACGTCTATGACCTGGTGGTCCACGATAAGGCCGGCGAGCGGATCGTGGAGGAGCTGATGATAAGGGCCGAAAGGGCCCTGCAAAGGGATGGATTTAACCATAAGATATCCATATTCAAGAACAACACCGATTCGCGCGGAAACACCTATGGCTGTCACGAAAATTACCTGATGGACAGACATGTCAGCCTCCGGCAGCTCGCCACTCAGCTTATCCCGTTCTTCGTCACGAGGCAGATCTACACGGGCGCAGGCAAGGTCAAAAGCAGCATCAGGGGCGGATATGCCATCTCACAGCGGGCTCAATACATTCGTGAGGATATCTCGATAGCCACCACCACTGCCAGAGGGATAATCAACACGAGGGATGAACCACATGCCGATAGGGAGAAATACCGCAGACTCCACGTGATCGTGGGAGATTCGAACATGTCGGAATTTACCAACTATCTGAAAGTTGGCACCACGCATATCGTGTTGATGATGATCGAGGATGGATTCCTAGACAAGCGAATGGCGCTTTACGATTCGGTCAAGGCGATACAGCAGATCTCCGAGGATCTGAGCTGTAAGAAGACGATCGAGCTGGAAAGCGGCAAGAGACTCACCCCTGTGGAGATACAGAGATATTACCTCGAGGCGGCCCATAGATACTTCGAGACGGAGGAGATCGATCCCGTCAGCAAGGATGTGCTCAAGAAATGGACCTACGTACTCGACAAAATAGCCGAGGATCCGATGCAGTTGGACAGGGAGATCGACTGGGTGATAAAGAAACGGATGATAGAGACCTACGTGAATAGACGTAGGATAAGATGGGATGACGCTAGGGTTCACATGCTCGACCTGCAATATCACAACATCAGACGCAAGGTCGGCCTATACTATATCCTCGAGAGAGAAGGAAGGGTCGAGCGAATCGCCACCGATGAGGCGATAGAACACGCTATGCGTAATCCCCCTGAAACAACAAGGGCGAAGTTCAGGGGACAGTTCGTCAAACTCGCCAACGAACAGAAGATACTGTGCGGGGTCAATTGGAGCTACATACAGCTTTATGAGCCATGCCAGCAGCTTTACCTTTCAACCGACCCGCTTGATCCCGTCTACGAGGAAGCCAGTAAGGGGATGTATTCCTTCTGA